In Gemmatimonadaceae bacterium, the following proteins share a genomic window:
- a CDS encoding metallophosphoesterase, with protein sequence MSTLTVLHCSDLHFGHPAVPEQYEAIESLIQERHYDVVAISGDVSQRARAGEFQRAREFIRQAQRVSRTIVVPGNHDVAWWFAPLGLGDSSQLYLKYRMYIEGNLEPVLHVPGATFVGLNTSHGITLDTLTWNMRDLSIIGHLHRSQVEHARAEFEQSAAGDARIVVMHHNPVKGQLSQRYGLKNTQRLLSAFSEMRVNLVLCGHDHQEAVHYVEHPERGMVISISGTISDRSRGGRPSSVNSIRITDGEIEVSTLVWSSDTRAFSPGPDQCFTR encoded by the coding sequence GTGAGCACGCTGACCGTCCTCCACTGCTCCGACCTGCACTTCGGCCATCCGGCGGTGCCGGAGCAATACGAGGCAATCGAAAGCCTCATCCAGGAGCGGCACTACGACGTCGTCGCGATCTCGGGCGACGTGTCGCAGCGCGCGCGGGCCGGAGAGTTCCAGCGCGCCCGTGAATTCATTCGGCAGGCGCAGCGCGTCAGCCGAACGATCGTCGTCCCCGGCAATCACGACGTGGCGTGGTGGTTCGCTCCGCTCGGCCTCGGCGACTCGAGCCAGCTTTATCTGAAGTACCGCATGTACATCGAGGGCAACCTGGAACCGGTGCTTCACGTGCCGGGTGCGACCTTCGTCGGGCTCAACACGTCGCACGGCATCACGCTCGACACGCTCACGTGGAACATGCGCGATCTCTCGATCATCGGGCACCTCCACAGGTCGCAGGTCGAGCACGCGCGCGCCGAGTTCGAGCAGTCGGCCGCGGGCGACGCGCGCATCGTCGTCATGCACCACAACCCGGTGAAGGGGCAGCTGTCGCAGCGCTACGGACTCAAGAACACGCAGCGTTTGCTCAGCGCGTTCTCGGAAATGCGCGTCAACCTCGTGCTCTGCGGGCACGACCATCAGGAAGCCGTGCACTACGTCGAGCACCCTGAGCGCGGCATGGTCATCTCCATTTCGGGCACGATCAGCGACCGGTCGCGCGGCGGCCGGCCCTCGTCGGTCAACAGCATCCGCATCACCGACGGCGAGATCGAGGTGTCGACGCTCGTCTGGTCGAGCGACACGCGCGCGTTCTCGCCGGGACCCGATCAATGCTTCACGCGCTGA
- a CDS encoding SprT-like domain-containing protein — MLHALKSLLARGRRDPAQLTLELDAGQLRTADDLLARLRSLGLKRIARCRLTRNANVMVSWRGDELRVHEGYLTAPADIHEAIVVFVESRSRAERRSATKRIVSFAGTTWRHSGRRERTRPEDEPLARKLEDWHARLNEEYFGGALRSLPVRVSRRMKSRLGHYTGGQVDRGPGGPERQTAKPLGEIAISWRHVRRHRWEEVVHTLIHEMVHQWQDENGLPIDHGPRFRAKARDVGIDAAAKRAVAHRSS; from the coding sequence ATGCTTCACGCGCTGAAGTCACTGCTCGCGCGAGGCCGCCGCGACCCCGCCCAGCTCACGCTCGAGCTGGACGCGGGGCAGCTTCGCACGGCCGACGACCTGTTGGCGCGACTTCGGTCGCTCGGACTCAAGCGCATCGCTCGGTGTCGGCTGACCCGGAACGCGAACGTCATGGTCAGCTGGCGTGGCGACGAGCTCCGCGTGCACGAGGGCTACTTGACCGCCCCCGCCGACATCCACGAAGCGATCGTCGTTTTCGTCGAAAGCCGGTCGCGCGCCGAGCGACGATCTGCGACCAAGCGGATCGTGAGCTTCGCCGGCACGACGTGGCGGCACAGCGGGCGACGGGAGCGAACGCGGCCCGAGGATGAACCGCTCGCGCGGAAGCTCGAGGACTGGCATGCCCGGCTCAACGAGGAGTATTTCGGCGGGGCGCTGCGGTCGCTGCCGGTTCGTGTGTCGCGGCGGATGAAGAGCCGGTTGGGACACTATACCGGTGGACAAGTGGACCGGGGGCCCGGTGGACCGGAACGTCAGACGGCGAAGCCGCTGGGGGAGATCGCGATCAGTTGGCGGCATGTGAGGCGGCATCGGTGGGAAGAGGTGGTTCACACGCTCATCCACGAGATGGTGCACCAGTGGCAGGACGAAAACGGCCTGCCGATCGACCACGGACCGCGGTTCCGGGCCAAAGCGCGCGACGTCGGCATCGACGCGGCAGCGAAGCGGGCCGTAGCGCACCGATCGTCGTAA
- a CDS encoding acyl-CoA dehydrogenase family protein yields the protein MLDFFNIDSLLSEEERAVRASVRAFVDEHVLPVIGKCYVEGRFPREIVPKMAELGVYGANLPEEYGCAGLNNVAYGLIMQELERGDSGVRSFASVQGALAMYPIYAFGSEEQRKKYLPKMAAGEIIGCFGLTEPDYGSNPSGMITMAREQKDGTWLLNGAKMWITNGSTAQIAVVWAKTNGDTSDSSIRGFVVPTNSNGFKAKDQKGKLSLRASDTSELVFQDVCLPADALLPKSGGLKSPLMCLTQARYGISWGAIGAAMACFEEALSYSKTRIMFDRPIGGFQIQQERLADMLTEIVKAQLVSLHLGRLKDAGTFTPQQVSLAKRNNVSMATDVAREARRLLGANGILAEYSAMRHMENLESVYTYEGTHDVHSLVLGQAVTGLNAFK from the coding sequence ATGCTCGATTTCTTCAACATCGATTCGCTCCTCTCCGAGGAGGAGCGCGCAGTGCGGGCCAGCGTCCGCGCTTTCGTCGACGAACACGTGCTGCCCGTCATCGGAAAGTGCTACGTCGAGGGGCGCTTTCCGCGCGAGATCGTGCCGAAGATGGCCGAGTTGGGCGTGTACGGCGCGAACCTTCCGGAGGAATACGGGTGCGCGGGGCTGAACAACGTCGCGTATGGGCTCATCATGCAGGAGCTCGAGCGCGGCGACTCCGGCGTGCGATCGTTCGCTTCGGTGCAGGGCGCCCTCGCGATGTATCCGATTTACGCCTTCGGCAGCGAGGAACAACGAAAAAAGTATCTGCCGAAGATGGCGGCCGGCGAGATCATCGGTTGCTTCGGGCTCACGGAGCCGGACTACGGATCGAATCCGTCCGGCATGATCACGATGGCGCGTGAGCAGAAGGACGGCACGTGGCTGCTGAACGGCGCCAAAATGTGGATCACGAACGGGTCGACGGCGCAGATCGCCGTCGTGTGGGCGAAGACGAACGGCGACACGAGTGATTCGTCGATTCGCGGTTTCGTCGTTCCGACGAATAGCAACGGATTCAAGGCGAAAGATCAGAAAGGAAAACTTTCGTTGCGCGCCAGTGACACGAGCGAGCTCGTTTTTCAGGACGTCTGTCTCCCGGCGGACGCGCTCCTGCCCAAGTCGGGCGGGCTCAAGAGCCCGCTCATGTGTCTCACACAGGCGCGATACGGGATCTCGTGGGGCGCCATCGGCGCCGCGATGGCCTGCTTCGAGGAGGCGCTTTCGTATTCGAAGACCCGCATCATGTTCGACCGGCCGATCGGCGGCTTCCAGATTCAACAGGAGCGGCTGGCCGACATGCTGACGGAGATCGTGAAGGCCCAACTCGTGTCGCTGCACCTCGGCCGGCTGAAGGACGCGGGCACGTTCACGCCGCAGCAGGTGTCGCTCGCCAAGCGAAACAACGTGTCGATGGCGACCGACGTCGCGCGCGAGGCGCGCCGGCTGCTCGGCGCGAACGGAATTCTCGCCGAGTACTCGGCGATGCGGCACATGGAGAATCTGGAGAGCGTGTACACGTACGAGGGCACGCACGACGTGCACTCGTTGGTGCTCGGCCAGGCAGTGACCGGACTCAACGCCTTCAAATGA
- a CDS encoding electron transfer flavoprotein subunit beta/FixA family protein — MKIAVCIKRTPDSESRFRIGSSGTAIDETGLKFDIDDFASYAVEVALQLNEKQGPGETVVYAIGPDSVQETLRKAMSMGADRAVQLKTDAVPYDGLAVAKALAAELKGGGFDLILFGKHAFDTSGGIVGTATAQLLGLACVTAASKLDIANGRGTARRELEGAGEIVEFALPAAITIDEGIARPRYPSLKNIMAAKKKPLETKPAQLGPARVRVKSLELPPDRPPGRIIGEGVAAVPELVRLLHTEAKVL, encoded by the coding sequence ATGAAAATCGCCGTCTGCATCAAGAGAACACCGGATTCAGAGTCGCGGTTCAGGATCGGATCGTCGGGAACGGCGATCGACGAGACCGGACTCAAATTCGATATCGACGACTTCGCGAGCTACGCCGTCGAAGTCGCGCTGCAGCTGAACGAAAAGCAGGGACCGGGCGAGACGGTCGTTTACGCGATCGGACCCGATTCCGTGCAAGAGACGCTGCGCAAGGCGATGAGCATGGGCGCCGACCGCGCGGTTCAACTGAAGACGGACGCCGTTCCATACGACGGCCTCGCCGTCGCGAAGGCGCTCGCGGCCGAACTGAAGGGCGGCGGCTTCGATCTCATTTTGTTCGGCAAGCACGCGTTCGACACGTCCGGCGGGATCGTCGGCACGGCGACCGCGCAGCTGCTCGGCCTCGCGTGCGTGACGGCGGCGTCGAAGCTCGACATCGCCAACGGTCGCGGCACCGCGCGCCGAGAGCTGGAGGGCGCCGGCGAGATCGTCGAGTTCGCGCTGCCGGCGGCGATCACGATCGACGAGGGCATCGCGCGTCCGCGGTACCCGTCGCTCAAGAACATCATGGCGGCGAAGAAGAAGCCGCTCGAGACGAAACCGGCCCAGCTGGGACCGGCGCGCGTTCGCGTGAAGTCGCTGGAGCTCCCGCCCGATCGTCCGCCGGGTCGCATCATTGGCGAAGGAGTCGCCGCCGTGCCGGAGCTCGTGCGCCTTCTCCACACTGAAGCGAAGGTGCTCTGA